The nucleotide sequence TGTGCCTTGAAATTCAAAGAAGGTACAAAAGAAATAAATTCACTGAGGTAGAATTTGTAGGCAGCTCCCAGCTTCATAAAAGCACCGCCACCTAAAAAGGGTTTGTGCGCCTCATTACGGACGCTGAGGGTAGGTGCATAACCGGCATCGATAATAAAGAGGGTGCCGCTGATGCTGTTCCTCGGGTAATACCGGAAGTCGGCAAAAATGGGAAGACTGGTGATCTCAGCGCCGCTGGTCTTAACCGTTTCATCCGTAGTGGCGGGATAGTATTTATAGTTGGAAAACTGGAGGCCAATACCAAGTCCGAGGGAAAAAGAAGGGTTTACAAAAAAGCCGTTGATGGTATGAAATTCAAAGCCAGGCCGGAACCGCGCGTTACCGCTCGCCAGCATTGCAGAATCGATGGATTGAACGACCTGTATCTCTGCCGGATTGGTGATATTAAAATAACCGTTCTCCTGTTTGGTCTTTAACTGTTGTCCGGTTACAGTTATAGCCGGTGCCAGAAGCAGGGAAAGGAGCAGCAGGCGGAAGTATTGCATGATAAATGGTTTACGGATAATGAAGAAGGATGCTGAGCTATTGTTCAGCTGGAATAAATGATCCCGATCCCCTGCGGGTATCGAAGCAGTTCTTATCCGGCCGGTTGTCACTTATTCCCATACAGCTGTTGCCGCAAAAGAAACGCCTGATTAAAATTACATTATAGTTTTCTTGAATCAAAAAAATGCCGGGGAAAGATTGCATTTTTGCGGTCTAAATAATCACAAATGACCGCTACACATCCCGTTAAAAAGTTCTTCTTTCTGTTTTTGTTCAGCTGGTGCTGGTTTTTCGCTTACTCCCAGCAAACGGATTCTGCCCGTTTTGTAACGGCCGCGTGGAAAAAGGAGCGCCTGGGCCCCGGTGTACGCCTGGTCACGCATCAGTTTGATAACAATGCCCTGTTTGCCTCTAATCAGTATATCTCCTATGCCATTATCAAAAATAAAAAAAGACGAAAGGGGTTTAATATCGCGGCAGAAGCAAAATTATTGAAACCCGTGCCCGTTTTTGGAGAAGAGACCGGTGCGCTGGTAGCGCTGAACGGAAATTTTTTCAATGTAAAAGAAGGCGGTTCGGTGGATTATGTAAAAGTCAACGGCCAGGTGATCAGTGAAAACCTTACCGGTGCGGACGGAACGCTGAAGGTGCATCAGAAGGCGGCCGTTGCCGTGCAGGGGGGAAAGCTGGTGATACTGAAGGGCGATTCGCCCCGGTGGCCGGATTCTATAGCAGCCGGATCCGTTCTGGCAAATGGCCCCCTGCTTTGCCTGGAGGGGGCATCGGTGCCGGTTGAAGCCAGCTCATTTTCAGAAACCCGGCACCCACGCACAGCGGTGGGAGTAACCGCCGGGGGACGGGTGATCCTTCTGGTAGCAGACGGCCGCAACACCAATGCGGCGGGTCTTCGTCTTGAGGAATTGCGTAAAATTATGCAATGGCTGGGGTGTGTGTCGGCGATCAACTTCGATGGCGGTGGTTCCTCCACCTTATGGACCCGGAAAAAAGGAGTGATCAATCATCCTTCAGACAACAAAAAATGGGATCACGAAGGGGTTCGGTCGGTAGCTAACGTGTTGTACTACAAACGATAAAGATACGAAATAGTCGACTTATCCGACCTTTTTCCACAAAGGCCTTAATTTACTTGGTTCAGATATGGAAATCTGATAATTAGCGCGTACTTTTGCGCCTTAAAAATGGAGGGCAGCGTGCAGTCATCAGGATATGAAATTTGCATGCGGAGTTCTTAAATTTCAAATCTTTAAATCATATGGCAGGTCAGTTAAAAGAGGTTCGGAATCGCATCAGTTCGGTACAAAGCATGCAGCAGATCACGAAGGCTATGAAAATGGTGAGTGCTGCCAAATTCCGCCGGGCACAGGATGCCATCGTTCAAATGCGGCCTTATGCTCAGAAATTACAGGAAATGCTGAGCAATATTGTCAGCAATAACGATGGGGATACCGAGATCGCACTGGCTGCGGAACGGCCTGTTGAAAAGGTGTTGCTTATTGTGATCACGAGCGACCGCGGACTGGCCGGAGCCTTTAATGCCAATGTAGTAAAGCTGGCCAAAGCCCTGATCCGTGAAAAATACCAAAGCCAGTTTGAAAAAGGAAATATAACGATCTGGAACCTGGGTAAAAAAGGATATGAAGCCCTGAGTAAGGCGGGGTACAAAACAGATGATACCTATAAGGATATTTTCCTCCGGCTTTCATTTGAAAATGTGCAGAAAATTGCCACGGAAGCAATGAAGGCCTTCGAAGAAAAACAGTTTGATGCGGTGGAGATTGTATACAGCCAGTTTAAAAATGCCGCCACACAGCTGTTTACAGCAGAGCCCTTCCTGCCGATTCCCAAGGTGGAGAAGAAGGCGGGCACTACAAAAGCCGATTTTATTTTTGATCCCAATAAGGAAGAATTGATTGCTGAACTGATGCCCAAAATTTTGAACACCCAGCTGTTCAAAGCCGTACTGGATTCGAATGCATCGGAACACGGGGCGCGGATGACCTCCATGGATAAGGCATCAGAAAATGCAAATGAAATGCTGCGTAACCTGAAACTTTCTTACAACAGGGCGCGGCAGGCTGCAATTACCACCGAATTGACGGAGATCGTGAGCGGTGCTGCGGCATTACAGGGATAAAATATTTGTTCGGGGTTTCAGGTTTAAGGTTCAATGTTGTTTTGCCCTTAACTTTAAACCTTGAACGCTTAAACTTTGAACCTTCATCATGGACATCACCGGATTGATCCCACATATTGAAGCATTAATCTTTGCAAGTGATAAGCCACTGACCCCGCTGGAATTGACGGACCTGCTGAATAATGCCTTTGGGTTTATGGAGGATAAGATCACGCTGGACCAGGTAGAAGCGGCTATCAGCGGTATCATTGAAAAATATGA is from Niabella beijingensis and encodes:
- a CDS encoding phosphodiester glycosidase family protein; the protein is MTATHPVKKFFFLFLFSWCWFFAYSQQTDSARFVTAAWKKERLGPGVRLVTHQFDNNALFASNQYISYAIIKNKKRRKGFNIAAEAKLLKPVPVFGEETGALVALNGNFFNVKEGGSVDYVKVNGQVISENLTGADGTLKVHQKAAVAVQGGKLVILKGDSPRWPDSIAAGSVLANGPLLCLEGASVPVEASSFSETRHPRTAVGVTAGGRVILLVADGRNTNAAGLRLEELRKIMQWLGCVSAINFDGGGSSTLWTRKKGVINHPSDNKKWDHEGVRSVANVLYYKR
- the atpG gene encoding ATP synthase F1 subunit gamma → MAGQLKEVRNRISSVQSMQQITKAMKMVSAAKFRRAQDAIVQMRPYAQKLQEMLSNIVSNNDGDTEIALAAERPVEKVLLIVITSDRGLAGAFNANVVKLAKALIREKYQSQFEKGNITIWNLGKKGYEALSKAGYKTDDTYKDIFLRLSFENVQKIATEAMKAFEEKQFDAVEIVYSQFKNAATQLFTAEPFLPIPKVEKKAGTTKADFIFDPNKEELIAELMPKILNTQLFKAVLDSNASEHGARMTSMDKASENANEMLRNLKLSYNRARQAAITTELTEIVSGAAALQG